The following DNA comes from Rosa rugosa chromosome 5, drRosRugo1.1, whole genome shotgun sequence.
TGAAAATATATATTTGACACCTATGCGATAACAAGATCAAGCTGACTCCAATTCAGTTAACAGAAGCACATTAGATTAAACTGATAACGTCTTGCAACGCCAGGTCTAGATGACCAGTAAACTTTTCCCCTCATACAGTAGCACCAGCTTGTGCCTTCAGCTTCCAATGACATACAGTTGGAAATCAACGTAGCTACATAAACCATTTTATTCATACCAGCTTCTGTTACAGGGACTAGGTAGACTAAACAACATTCCAAAATCTGGTTATAAATCATCAGTTTTTGCTTTCAAGCAAATGCAGGACAAAAGTATATGATAAGGATAGACAATGTACCAAAACATAAGGTCCTTAGACGAAGATACAATGAATTCAGAAGGAAGATCAAGAGAATCCAATCCTGAATAACCTCCCATGATTTTGGGGATCTTCAGTCGCGGATAGTTGAAATTGCTAAAGTTCTCTTCTTTAATGGGATATACCAAATTAGGATAAAGATGCATTTCCACTAGTGCTTCTTAGATAGAATTAGTACCATTTTAAAACTTTCTTGTTTTTCAAACTAGAAGTCCAGAATAACAATAACTACAGCTATAATCAATGAGAAGGTATATTCATTGATGCAAATAGGAATCAATGTGCTATATGGTCAGCAACAACAAGGGGCAACTTTACTCGGTGTTTAAAAACACAAATTGAATTTGGTCACAAGGTGGTACTGCAAGTAAGGTGGGAAATTGACCTTGAATTTGGATGGGGAAATTGCGCCATGAGAGACATTATATTCCTCTCATATCGGAAAAACTCTTGTGCAACCATAGCATTGAAAGAGACGACACAATTGGTCAAGCAAAAGAGTATTAGCTGGGCTTAATGGCCATAATCAATAGGAACTAGTGTTCAAATCTGTTAGTTATATGAACCTAAAGAAAGTAGATAGAACAAAAAATTAGCAAGCCTAAAAGCAATGTCAGACAAAATTAGAGATAAAACTCAAATGAACAGAAACCTAACTCAAAGGCTATAAAGAACCTGAGCAAAACCCAAAGGCAGATCCAATGTCTGGAGTAGGGAGCTTCAGAAGAGTTCCAATCCACAGATATTGTGTTACCAAAAGTCATTGCATGAACATTCTCCTTTACTAAAATGGTGGTATCTAGTGGCATCTCTAACAATGATGTCCCTCTTCACAATACTGCTTATGAGTTTCAATACCGTGTGACAATCTCCGCAAACACGAAGATTTTTCACTATCCGGATAGGTGTCCCTGGAACAGCCTTCAGAAGCCCATAAGCCAATGCCAGCCTCTCACTATGCCAAAACAGCTGCTTTTCTTTCTCTTGCTGCTCCATGTCATGTAAAACAAAGCTACTGTCGGGAACATAGCCTCTTTTCCTCATCTCTGCATCCAACTCTTTAAGCAAATCGAATATCTCATCCTTCATAGGATGAGATGTCTCTCCAGCATAAAACACTTGGCTTTCCTTTCCAATGTCGATGGAACTGTAACCTGGATTCTTCTTAACTTCTCTCGCTGTCATCAACTTTCTCACTTTTGCTACATTTTCCCACATACCAGCACCAGCGTAGACATTAGATAACAGTATATAACTTGAAGGATCTTCTGGGTTTAAGCTTAAAAGATGATCAGCAACCCTGATACCCATTTGGGTATCTCCATGCTGCTTGCAAGCACTTAGTAAAGCTGCCCAAGTGGGTTCATCAGGCTCAAACGGCATTGAATTAATAACATTCAAAGCTTCACTAAGATGTCCAGAGCGACTAAGAAGATCCAAGAAACATGTATAGTGCTGCAGACAGGGACGAATTCCATAATCTTCAATCATAGATCTGAAAATGGCACGTCCTTTGCTAACGAAACCAACATGACTACAAGCATAAATCAGTCCAACAAATGTAACTTCATTAGGCTTAATTCCAGCTCCAACCATGCCATCATATAAAGTCAATGCTTCCTCAGCTCGCCCATGCTGAGCCGCCCCAACAATTATGGAAGTCCAAGAAACTACATCTTTTTGTTGCATTCCACCGAAAATATCCTTCGCAGCTAAAATGTCACTACATTTTGCATACATATCCACCAGTGCATTACTAATAAACAAGCACGACCCATACCCAAGACCAATAACCAGGCCATGAACCTGCTTTCCAAGCTCCAAGACTGCCAAATTAGCACAAGCTCCAACAGTGCTCGAAAGAACCAACGGATCCACTATATCAACCCTTTCTCTTCTCATTTCAATAAACAAGTACAGTGCATCAACACCATTTCCACTTTGCACCAACCCGGATATCAAAGCAGTCCACGAAAACAAACTCTTCACCGGCAGCTTCTCAAACATTTCCATTGCATCCGATTTCCTTCCACTTCTAGCATACCCGGAAATCATTGCAGTCCAAGAAACCACACTCCTCTTTGAAATCGAATCAAAAACCGCACGAGCATTATCAGGCAAGCCACATTTCGCATACATATCAACAAGAGACGACTTAACAACATCATCCTCGCAAAACTGCGATAACATAAAGCGTGCATGAACTTGCTTGCCTTGCCTAATAGCTCCCAAGCTAGAGCAAGCCTTGACAACACTAGCAAAAACAAAATGGTCCGGCAGCAAAGAGTCCGACTCATACATAATGCGGAACATGGAGAGAGTCCGGTGGGGGAGGCTGGCTTGGTTGTGTGCCGTGAGAAGTGAAGCCCATGAGACGTGGTCTCTGTGAGGCATTTCGTCGAACAGGTGGAGTGCGTCTCCGACGAGACCGCATTTGCCGTAGACGTCTAAGAGGGTGTTGGGTAAGGGCGGGCAGAGATGTAGTGCTGCTTTGATGATTTGGGCGTGGAGTTTCTTGGCTGTGGAAGATGTCTGGCTTCTTGCGCAGAGCTTTAGTTGGTGTAGATAGTGAGAGACACTGGCATTCATCCGCTTGTTATATAAAACCAAAACAGAAACGACTTTGCGAGTTGGCTCAAACGCTATTAGACATTCCTAAATTCCTAATACTAGTAAGACCACTCGAATCATCCATGACAATTTCCATAATATGGGAAGAAAATATTTACAAATTTGAGAAATGTTGttatcatttatttatttttatctttttcaCTTAATTGGGCAAAATTAGTTTAGGATATATCTAAGCTATAAATTAGGCTACCAAGAGCAACTCCAACTATGGGGTTCTATACTAGATTTGAGACCCAAATGAGAATTGGGCTCTCCACAATCCATTTTAGGGGGAGTTGGTCTCAAAAATATAGGACTTGAGTTCAAACCGAGTCTCAAATTTTCATAATAAAACATGATCACACAAAGTAAAAGCACATCACACAGAGTAAACTCACACCACAGAATAATATAACCAAACTAAGTCATGACCACTTATCATGAAACTCATGAGAACATGACCACTTATTGAAAGCAATAGACTTAAAGCTCCTCACTAGTGTTTCTAATCAGCTTGTAGCTTCATGGTCCGTAAGTGATTAACAAAATCGTCTTGGAGATGATCTTCTTATGATTGCCCAACGAGCTTGGAGAATATCAAATGCTCTCTCCACGTCTTTTCTGTATTCTTTATGTCTGCAGCGTCCTCAGGTTTGTAATTGCATGTACAAATATTGCCCATTTAGGGTATATCATCAACTAGATAATAACATTGGCCATAATGTCTATCACTTGAGAAGCTTCACCAAGGCATACATCATTGAATAACGGTGAACATCTAAGGACGTTAATATCATTCAAGGAACCTGAAAGTCTGAATAACGCGTGTCAAATCTAAGTATCGTAGGAGGTCACTACCTCCAAGATGATTGTTGGTTTCCTCTCATAGTCAGTATACTGCCTTGCTCATCCGGTAAGATAGTTTTTCCACTGGCAGTTCATACAATGAAGGCACCGTGGtgatcataatatttaaaaaatattCTTATTATCAGATAAGATATGACACGTGGTGGATAAAATATAAACCGTAATTTAGATAGTCACTTAGAATTTGACAAGTGACGACAAAATCACATCTAAATTCGGAATAAAAAATTATATCTATACACGTGGCCCAAAATGTCTTCTCAATAATTCATTGTTTGTCATATATGCTgacacaacacaacaacaaaaattatatattttcttttgtctgCTACGCATGTCACTGCAGCACAATGACAACATATATTTTAATTGTTTACTTTCGCTTCTAGCAATGCATGCCTTTATAGTTGAGTCTCTTGTGCTGCCTAAACCTTGGCACTCAAGTATAATGGCATATATTGCTATAAAAGGAAAGTAAACAATTAGAGTATATGTTGTCACTGTGCTGCAGTGACGTGCATAACAGATAAAAAAGAATAGAGTTAATGCTCATCTGTCAAAATATTTCTCATACAACCCAATATCTTATTTTTATTCAGAAAACGACTAGAATGGCCCAGGCAGACAACGACTCCTTTGTCATTGGCCACAATTCAGAAACTGACGAGAATATGTGAAGCTACAGGTGAATAAAAAAGCATCAAAATTGCAACTGTAGACTTTTAGACTTTTCAAAAGCTACTTTTACTTTTTCAAAAGTCAAAAGAGaaagtgaaaaacatttcactaAAGGGTCTTCTGCTTTTCCTcatccgacctccatcatcaggagcactcaggaaagcagagagtcacggagttgttctgtacatttttatgttttgaattctgatttgagttccgctccctatataaggagctttaagTTCAGTTGTAAGGCAtcagaaaattgagcagaagagtcttctctcaaagagtaagaaagccatagtagcaatgtgcttcccttcctgtctagtgtgaagtagtgtgtttttatttcaagtaagtatctattctcattcttatggatagctaaacagccttttgctgtttacctgagaatgaggctctgaattactagcatgtatttatatttgaataaataaattcagatCGTTCACCCACTTCATCAAACTTTTACTTATCTATTATATCTGTAATATGCATGTTTACTTAGCTGTTATATTTACTTATCTGTTATATGCATGTATCCTGTAGGAATCCAAAGTTCTAAGTGTTACTTTTTACAAAAGAAAACCAGTTTTAAAAACCTAGGATtaagacaagcagcagtgattccgcctgttaaagtaaccgttaggcagggagccgttaggtgaaaaacttgggcatgttgaaggctagttttgttttttttttcaaaagtttTGAAACGAAGTTTTTAAATGTGGAAAGTTAATTCCAAAAACCTAAAGGTTGACATAGGATATAAAAGGCATTATCCTGAAAAAGACTACCTCTATTAGTCTTTTCCAAAGGAAATAGTGTAATACAAAAGTGTTGGGCAATTGGGCACAATACAGGAGATTTTTGGGCATACGGGAAGAACCCCAAAGAATATATGCTTGCAACAATTTGAGTTCAGCAGTGATCTCTAAAAGGTTTGATTGAATATAAAGATATATTCAACTTTAAACTATTCAACTTTAGAGTGGTGTTATCATTTCAATCATCGAACAACCTATGtgatttcttttttcatt
Coding sequences within:
- the LOC133713124 gene encoding pentatricopeptide repeat-containing protein At4g14050, mitochondrial translates to MNASVSHYLHQLKLCARSQTSSTAKKLHAQIIKAALHLCPPLPNTLLDVYGKCGLVGDALHLFDEMPHRDHVSWASLLTAHNQASLPHRTLSMFRIMYESDSLLPDHFVFASVVKACSSLGAIRQGKQVHARFMLSQFCEDDVVKSSLVDMYAKCGLPDNARAVFDSISKRSVVSWTAMISGYARSGRKSDAMEMFEKLPVKSLFSWTALISGLVQSGNGVDALYLFIEMRRERVDIVDPLVLSSTVGACANLAVLELGKQVHGLVIGLGYGSCLFISNALVDMYAKCSDILAAKDIFGGMQQKDVVSWTSIIVGAAQHGRAEEALTLYDGMVGAGIKPNEVTFVGLIYACSHVGFVSKGRAIFRSMIEDYGIRPCLQHYTCFLDLLSRSGHLSEALNVINSMPFEPDEPTWAALLSACKQHGDTQMGIRVADHLLSLNPEDPSSYILLSNVYAGAGMWENVAKVRKLMTAREVKKNPGYSSIDIGKESQVFYAGETSHPMKDEIFDLLKELDAEMRKRGYVPDSSFVLHDMEQQEKEKQLFWHSERLALAYGLLKAVPGTPIRIVKNLRVCGDCHTVLKLISSIVKRDIIVRDATRYHHFSKGECSCNDFW